The genomic window ACGAGGGCAGGCAGCGCTTTGGGAATCCCGTCCAGTGCACCGGGGACTTTACCGTCAGCCTTTGCCGTACGTTCTTCAGCTTTGATCTTTTCCCAGCTGCCTTTGACGGCAACGGGTGTCTTTGCCTCGCCGTCGCCAAAGACATGGGGGTGACGGCGCACCATTTTGGAGGATATGCCCTCCACGACATCTGCGAACTGAAAGCTGCCTTCGTCTTCTGCAATGCGGGAATGAAACACGACCTGCAACAGCAGATCACCAAGCTCATCTTTTAGGTCTGCGCGGTCGCCTCGTTGGATTGCGTCAGCCACCTCATAGGCTTCTTCAATCGTATAAGGCGCGATCGTCTCAAATGTCTGCTCCAGATCCCACGGACAGCCACCATCTGGGTCACGCAACTTCGCCATAATGGCCAGAAGCGTCTCAATGCGGTGTTTGTCTTTGGGAAGTGTCGCACTCATTGGTCAGTCCGGCGTTCGGTCATGCACACCCGTCGCCACAGCGGCGACTGCTGCTGCAGCATCGGCAGGGCCTTCATGAGTGTGGTGGCGTTCGGCCAGTTTAGCGCGCAACTCAGCCTGCGCTTCCTTGGTCAACGGATACCGCCACATCACAATACCGGCGATGGCCATGAAGAGCGCTGGCAATGAAACGTATAGCGCCAGCAACTGGTTCAGCGTCTCGGGGCTGTTAGCACCGGCTTCAGGCACAAATCCAATTGCATCCAGCATGACATAGGTGATGCCCACAGCGACAGCGAAACCAATCTTGTTGGTCATCGTCAGCAACGAGTAATAAAGTCCAGTGCGCTGTTGACCGGAGTCGATCAGATCGCGGTCGCACACATCGGCCATGATGGCGCGTAGCAGAAACGAACCAGCGCCATAGGCGAGGCCATACAGCGTGTTGCCGAAGAACAGCCACCAGAATTCTTCGCGCGGCATGAACACAATCAAGGGCAATGCTGTTGCGCCATAGAACATCGCAATGGCCAGCGTCTTGTGCTTGCCCATCTTGTGGGCAATGCGCAGCCAGATCGGTACGCCGACAAACCCGGCGACGAAGTAGACGAGCAACAGCAGGCTTGCTGTTTCTGGGAGTCCCATCACGTATGAGGCAAAGAAGATGTAGAGCGAGCCGGTAATACCGGGCGCGATACCCACCAGCAGGTCAGCCAGCAGGACGCGGCGTAGCAGCGTGTTCTTGAGAATCAGACGTCCCGACTCTTTCCAGTTGATGCTCGCTTGAGGAACGCTTTTGAATTCAGGAACGACCCATACCGCAAGGGCAATGGTGATCGGCAGCAGGATGATTACAAACCAGCCCATGGCCGCAACGCCATCGGCAAGCCCGGTACTTGCGCCGGTGGTTTGAAGAACCGCAGGAAGCGCCAACACAGTGAATGACCCGAAGATGAGAGCGAATTCGCGCCAACCCTGGATTGATGATCGCTCGTCATAGTCCGTCGAGAGTTCTGCACCCCACGACATGTGTGAAATGGTGATGAGCGTCCAACCGATATAAAGGATCACCATCCAGAACATCAGATAGGCACCGGTGACCGGAGCTGTCGGCATGAACAGCATGTACGACGACAACATGAGAATTGGGGCAGAAATCACCAACCAGTGCCGACGGCGTCCCCAGCGGGAGTGGATGCGGTCAGACAGGGTGCCGAGCACCGGGTCGGTGAAAACATCCCAGAACCGCGCAACCATGAAGATGACGCCGACGAGTGATAGGGACAGGCCCATGTCTTCGGCATAGAAAGGCGGCAGGTACACAACGATGGGCAGGCCAAGTGCTGCAATGGGAATGGCAGGAAGTGCAAAGGAGCCCAACTGCCACTTGGAGATACGGCCTTTAGCCATGGAATACGTCACCCACAAATTACTGAATTGCGGGCGAGCCTAGTGTGGTGAGCGGTGCGATACAATCTTGCGGCGGCCGCAAAAATGGGCTTGGCCAGCCTAAAGCTGAATGCCAAACCGGGCCGCCACGACAACCACCAGAGAGTAGAGCGCAATCGTCAACAGGACCGACAGTCCCAATGCCGGCCAGAACGCGTATTCCGCGCGGAGCAGGGCAGGCATCACCAGGAAAATCGGGAGCGATGGCAAAACGTAGTAGAAGGTTGCTTCAAGATGGTTGGCAACCCGCACTGTGTCTCCCGTGTCGTTCCAAAGCCAGATAACGGCGAGGATGGAAATGAGGGGCAGGGACGCCACCAATGCCCCGAAAGCAGGGCTGCGCTTTGATGTCTCGGCCACGATCATGACAAGCACGCCGGACAAGGCCGCTTTGATAAGTGTCTGGAGCATGTCGTTACCTCTGCGATGCAGCGTCTAGTAGTGGGTCATGTATCCGCCATCGACCGCCAGAGTGTGGCCTGTGATGTAACTTGCAGCATCTGAGGCAAGAAACACGGCAGCGCCACCGATTTCCTGCGGCTTGCCCCATCGTCCAAGGGAAGACCGATCTCGCGGCATTTGGGTGATCTCTTCAACGTCAACAAGGGGCGCGTTGAACTCCGTCGCAAAAAATCCCGGCGCTATGGCATTCACAGTAATGCCGCTCGGGCCAAGTTCAGCCGCAAGCGCACGGGTGGCCGCCGCAAGTCCACCTTTCGCCATGCCATAGACCGGATCGCCCTTGAGTGAAATGTGGGCGGCAATCGACGTCACGTTGATGATGCGTCCACTGCCTCCTGTCTTCATGTGTCGCGCCGCAAGCCGGGAGAGCTCAAACGGTGCAACAAGATCGACATGCAGCAAGTCCTTGATGGCGTCGTGTTCAAACTCAAAAAGGTCGCGCCGATCCCGCGCAGCTGCGTTGTTCACAAGGATATCGATACGGCCGTGCTCGCTAATGATGCGCTCGATCGATTGTGCCGCAGCGTCTTCGTCCGCCACATCAAAGGGCAGCGGTGTTGCCTTGAGGCCCTCTTCGGTCAGCGTGTCAGCCGCAAGGCCGACGGTCGCGGCTTCGCGGCCACCGACAAAAACATGTGCGCCAGCGACCCCAAGAGCTCGCGCCATTTCAAGGCCAAGGCCGCGCGCGGCACCGGTGACAAGTGCAATGCGGCCTGACAGGTCAAAGGCGTGTGTGCTCACGCCAGCCCCAGGACTTCATCGGAAACATAGGGGTTGGTCTTTTGCTCATACTCAAATGTCGAGAGGGGGCCGTGTCCGGGGACAAAGCCTGTGTCGCCGCCAAGCGTAAACAGTCGATCACGAATTGAATCGATGAGCTGCTGGTGATTGCCGCGCGGAAAATCCGTGCGTCCGACAGACCCCTGAAAAATGACATCCCCGACCAGCGCGATCCGCGACGGTCCATGGTGAAACACAATGTGGCCGGGCGTGTGGCCGGGGCAGTGGATCACGTCCAGGGTCAGCCCTCCGACGGTCACCGTGTCTCCATGATCCAGCCAGCGCGTCGGCTCGAACTGATCATAGGTAGGCATGCCGTATTTGGACGCCTGCTCCGGCAGTGTCTCGATCAGGAAGAGATCATCCTTGTGCGGCCCTTCAATGGGTACACCATGCGTCCTGGCCAGCTCCCCTGCGGCGCCCGCATGGTCCAGATGTCCGTGTGTGAGGAGAACCTTTTCAAGTTTGAAGCCGGCTTCATGTATGGCGTCATTCAGGCGACCGATGTCGCCGCCCGGGTCACACACGGCACCGACCATTGTTTCGTCGTCCCACAGGAGCGAACAGTTTTGCTGGAGCGGCGTGACAGGCACGATGGCAATTTTGAGAGGCATGAGGTGAGGTCCGGCTTGTTTCAGGTTCAGCTCTTCATAAACGCTTCAAACGCATCCGCAAAATCCGGGTGCCAACGGGAGAGGGCGGGTCGGTTCTCAATCAGGTCGCCTGCATTCCATGCGGTGCGCTTTTCATCCATTGGTCGGTCCACGTCATTGTCCGGGCACAGAATGTAAAAGTCACCGCGGGCAAGGCTATCAAACATGAAATCCGCGACCTGTTCGGACGTCCATGCGCCCGGTGGCTTTTCAGGGAGGAACCGCTGGATCATCCCCGTATAAGTGAAACCGGGGATCAGCAGGTGGGCGCTGATCTGACACTCATCAAGGTTGCGCAGCTCATGAGCCAGGGTCTCGGTGAATGCCTTTACGCCCGCTTTGGACACATTATACGCACTGTTTCCCGGGGGCAGCGTGATGCCCTGCTTGGACCCGGTGTTGATAACGATGCCCGGTGCACCGGCTTCAATCATGCCGGGCACGAAGGCCTGCACACCATTGATGATGCCACTGAGATTGATGCCAAGCAGCTGCTGCCACCCATCACCATTCTCCCAAGGCTTGCCGGGATTGAGACCGGCCCCTGCATTGTTCATCAGAATACTGGCAGGCCCAAGCTCACTCAATATCTTTTCCGCCAGACTGTGCATGGCAGACGCATCGCTGACGTCACACTCGAAGGTCAGAACCTTTCCGGGACCTGAAACACTTGTCGCCGCTGTTGCGAGGGCTTCAGGGTCTCGGTCGACCAAGGCCACGTTGAGCCCGCCGCCCGCCATCTGCTGTGCGCAGGCAAGGCCAATACCATTTGCGCCACCGGTAATGACGGCAGTGTTTCCAGACTGAAAGGCGGGGAGAGTGGGTAGGGTCATCGGGTATCTCGCAGCAGGAGTTAAAAAGCGACCATCGGTCACTTTTTAACATGACCTGCGTGGGACCAGACGACAAGGTATCAGGTGCAGCGGGAAATGATGTTTGCTGCCTAGTAGAGATTATCCTTGGCGTCCTGATCCAGAGCCTGGTCAATCAATTCGGCCTCAACATCCAACGCCAGCTGGTCCCGCATGATCTGTCCCAGGCTCGGAAAATCCTTGCGTTCAATCTGCGCGTCCGGATCCCACAGGCCAGACCGCTTCACTGCCTTTGCGCAATGCAGATACGCCTCTTTCACGTCAACCACGAGGACCGACAGAGGAGGGCGCCCATTGGCAAGAAACCGCTCCATCAACGCAGGATCCTTGCTGATGGAGGCCGTTCCGTTCACCCGCAGCATTTCGTTGACGCCGGGCAGAAAGAACAAAAGCCCGATGGCTGGGTTGTGGGCCACATTGGTCAGTGAATCGAGCCGGTTGTTGCCCGGCCGGTCCGGCATGGCCAGGTGCGTCTTGTCCAGCACATGAATAAATCCGGGCTCACCGCCACGGGGGGACACATCTCCCAATCCATCCGCACGCGATGTTCCCAAAACGCAAAACGGGGAGAGCTCGATGAAGCGGGCGCAGTGCGCATCGATATGGCGGATGTCTTTTGCCAGCACTGCATCGTTAGGGTCGGCGTAGGTGCCGCGAAGATCAGCTTCGGTGGCAAGCGTTGTTTCAATCATGAAGTGCTTTCAGATTTGAGTATGCAGGATACTGAAATGGCTTTGAGCCGCGATGGCGTCACAATAGTTCTTTTGGCTGAACCTGCCAGCCTGTGATGACGCTTCCTGACAGCTGACGTCAGCAGCATTTAACGCATAATATATATTATGGAAAATATTTGATATGGTGAAATCGGCACCAGGTGGCTAGGCTATCCGGGAAAGCCTATTCGAATCTCCAAGGAACACCGCGCACATGACGGTATACGTCTCTGGCCACATTTCCATTCATGATCGCGACGAGTACGCGAAATACGAGGAATCCTTCATGGATGTCTTCCAGCAGTTCAAAGGGTCGCTTTTGGCTGTGGATGAAAATCCGTCCACCCTTGAAGGCACATGGTCAGCCACACGTTTTGTCTTGCTGAGCTTTCCAACCAAGGACGATGTCATGGCCTGGTACAACTCGGATGGCTACCAGACCATCGTCAAACACAGGTTTGCAGCCAGCAATATGGACGCCATCATTTCTGTTGGCATGGACGAAGCAGCACCTCAATAGCCGCACCCACGCCCCTGCCCAATCCAACCCCAGCGAGGAACCCCAATGTCAGATCCCGTAATTGCCGCCAAAGAGCCCGCCATGGTCGAAGTCAAAGCCGGTGAGACCTATTGGTGGTGCCGCTGTGGGCGGTCCAAGTCGCAGCCATTTTGTGATGGCAGCCACCAGGGCACGGATTTCGAACCCATGGAGTATAAGGCTGAGAAGGACCGCACGGTGTTTTTCTGCCAGTGCAAGCACACCAACAAGGCACCTTTGTGTGACGGCCGTCACGGCGCACTCTAGGTCCTAAACGGCTTCCGTATATCCGCGTTCAATAACGCGCTCCAGCGCCTCAAAAGCCTCGCGAAGCTCTTCAAAAGCGACGCGATGGCGCTGCAGATCTTCCAGCGCACTGACTGACGGCACACCGGATGTCTCCGCCACAGCCAATGCCTTTGCGAGATAGCTTGCCCGCAGTTCAGCGATGCGCACCGCAAGACGCGTTATTGTATCCAGGTCAATGTGCGGCAGCTTTGCGCTCAGCACTTCCTGGTTGGCTTTCATGATCGTGCGGTCCATGCGATCGCGGAACACGTTCAACGCATGGCGTTTCTCACGGTCCAGCTCAGCACTGGTCAGCAGCCTGTCTATCTTCTTGGATTCGATCACACCTGAATAGCGCACCATTGGAGCACCCTCCTTCGAGGACAACACTTATCCCCAGTTAGCGAGAGTCTCTCACAGGCGCGTTAATAGACTGTTAGGACGGCCAAAAACCTTTCAAAAGCAACGGCTTGCCTACATTGATTGCTGTAGAGGACGAATAAGCATTTCGTTGACCGCGACGTTTTCCGGCTGGCCGATCGCATAGGCAATCGCATCAGCAATGGCTGTGGGATCAAGGAACTCGAAGTCATAGGTTCCGCCCATATTGTCCATAACCACCTTGTCGGTGATCGTGCCTGCGAGTTCCGTCGTGACGGCCCCTGGGCAAATGGTGGTCACGCGAATTTTGCCGGCTGTTTCCTGTCGCAAGCCCTCGGAGATCGCTCGCACGGCAAACTTCGTCCCTGAGTAAACACCGGTTGCCGGGCCGGTCCTGTGGCCGGCAATCGAGGACACATTGATGATGTGACCAGAACTGCGCCCCAGCATGTGGGTCAGCACCGCATCAATGCCGTAAAGAACACCCTTGATGTTGACGTCCACCATGCGATCCCACTCGTCCACTTTGCGCGATGCAAAGAAAGACAGCGGCATGAGCCCGGCATTGTTCACAAGCACATCGATGTGTCCGAATTCCGCAATGGTGGCTTCACCCAGGTCGAGCATGGATTGGTGATTGCTGACATCGGTGACGTGTGCTTTGGCGTTGGCGCCAATCTCATCCACCAGAGCATCCAGCCGGTCCTGGCGGCGCGCTGCAAGCATGACTTTCGCGCCACCGGCCGCGAGCGTCCTGGCAACTTGCGCGCCGATACCGCTCGACGCACCCGTGACGATTACAACCTTGCCTTCAAGTCCACTCATAGCACCCTCCCCTAAACCATTGTTTTGACTCGCCGTCTGCCCGACTCATCGGCCAATCCAGGACGAACACTTCGGTCATCATAGATAAATGTGACCGAAAGTCATTTCAAGGCGAAACGTAAGGGCTGAACGGGATCAGCTGACGCGCAGCGATCCATCGGCCTCAAGTGGTGAGTGCGGGTTCCAGGCCACTTCCCAGAAGTGCCCGTCTGGATCTTCAAAATATCCAGAGTGTCCACCCCAGAAAACATCCTCGGCCGGCTTTACCAACCGAGCCCCTGCAGCCACAGCCTCTGAGAGAACACTAGCGACGTCGTCTTTGGCGCGCACATTGTAGGCTAGAGTAACACCTCCAGCAGTCGCCTTTGGCAGATCCTCACCGATGTCTTCAGCCAGCTTGTCAGTTGGATACAGCGCGAACACAAACGTGCCCATGGCGTAAAAGGCGATCCCGTCCTGAGAGATGCTGGCTTCTGAAAATCCAAGCCGCCCGTAAAACGCCCGCGATGTTGCGAGGTCTGAAACGCTCAAGGTGATGATGCTTATGCGCTGGTCCAAAATGTCCTCCATCTAAGAAAGAACATAATAGCAACATGCGTGCGAATAGCCAGAAGCAGTGTCGCTAGGCGACAGGTTTTTTGGGGCGCTTGAGTTGCATCGTGGCATCCTTGCCTTCGGCAAGCTGAAAGCCGAACTGCTCGTAAAAGCCGTGCGCGTCTTTAGTGGCCAGCGTCCAATTGTAGACGTTCTCAAACGGCGGATAATCAAGGATGGCCTGCATCAACAACTTGCCACAGCCCTGCCCCTTGAATGCGTCGATCACAAAGACATCCGATACCCATGCAAACCGGGTCATGTCCGTCACCAGTCGTGCAAAGCCTATCTGTCGGTTGCTGGGGACGTGATACAGGCCGAACGGAAACCCGTTGGCAACGCTTTCCATGATGCGCTCCGGCGATACGTCTCCGGCCCAGTAGGTTTCAGACAACGTGTTGATGATCACCGCTCGGTCAAGCCGGTTACGGTCTGTCGAGACCTCAAAATCACCTTGCCGGTACACGCCGCCTTTCCAGCCCGCGTGGTTTGCGACGTCGCTCACAACGGATACTCCAGCACCATGCCGTCATAGGCAGGAATGATCCCCTCAGGCAGTTCCCTGCGAAGCGTCTGATAGTCCAGATCCACATGCATGTTGGTCAACACACCAAGCTCTGGTTTGACGTCAGCAATCCATTCAAGTGTGAGGTCAAGATTGGCATGGGAAGGATGCGGCGCGCGGCGCAGGGCATCCACAATCCAGCAGTCAATGCCTGCAATCGCATCCCGTGCGCGCTGCGGCACGCCATTGACGTCAGGTGAATAGGCGACGCTTCCCATCTTGAAGCCCAAAGCCGGGATTGATCCGTGCTCCAGCAGCAGTGGCTCAAACGTCACCGGGCCGCCCTCACCGTCAATCGTTACAGATTCGTACGCGGTCATCTTGTGGGCATTGAGTATCGGTGGATAGCCGGATCCAGGCGGCGTCTTGAAGCAATAGTCAAAGCGGTTGAGGAGCCACGACTCGGTGGTTTCGTCCATATAGACATCTACGCGCGCGCGGTTGTTCATGGCCACCATACGAAGGTCATCGATGCCATGGGCCTGGTCCGCATGTGCATGGGTGTAAAGCACCGCATCAAGACGACCTTGATTGGCCATGTTGAGCTGCTCTGCCATGTCCGGAGACGTATCGATCAGGACGTTGGTGGTTGGTCCGCCCGCCTCAGCAGATTTCTGCACCAGGATCGAGCAACGCCGACGGCGGTTCTTTGGTTCATCCGGGTCGCAGTCACCCCAGATATTGCCGATGCGCGGCACGCCGCCTGACGAGCCGCAGCCCAGAATTGTGATTTTGAGATATCCGCTCATGACTCAACGCAGATGATTGGCAGGTAAACAAAAACAGCGATGACCGAACAGGTCATCGCCGTTCAAGTTCAAGGTCAGTAAGGCTACTACCCGCCGATGACGCCACATGCAACCCGTCCGCCGGCACCGCCGATCGGTTGTGTCATGTGATCATCCTCATTGGCATGGATAACCAGCGCCGAGCCGTCCTCATCCAGCAGCCCGCGGTCGCCGGTCATGGAGACCAGCGTTGTCAGGAGTTCAGCACTCACGGCGCCGTCATCATCCGCGTGAATGTTGGGCAGGTCGGCGTTGTCGGGCCCGTTTTCATTCAGCAGTCCGTGCTCTTGGTCATCGAAGTTGATGTGACCTTTGGAGAGCTTGAACGTGCCTACGTCGGAGCAGTCTCCGACCGAATGCAGATGCATCCCGTGCCAACCCGGCTCCAGCCCGTCTTCTCCAATTTCGATGCGCATAAGAACGCCCGTAGGCGCATCATGGAGAGTCGCAGTACCGATGCTTGTGCCCTCGCCACCAATGAT from Candidatus Phaeomarinobacter ectocarpi includes these protein-coding regions:
- a CDS encoding DUF1330 domain-containing protein; protein product: MTVYVSGHISIHDRDEYAKYEESFMDVFQQFKGSLLAVDENPSTLEGTWSATRFVLLSFPTKDDVMAWYNSDGYQTIVKHRFAASNMDAIISVGMDEAAPQ
- the mazG gene encoding nucleoside triphosphate pyrophosphohydrolase is translated as MSATLPKDKHRIETLLAIMAKLRDPDGGCPWDLEQTFETIAPYTIEEAYEVADAIQRGDRADLKDELGDLLLQVVFHSRIAEDEGSFQFADVVEGISSKMVRRHPHVFGDGEAKTPVAVKGSWEKIKAEERTAKADGKVPGALDGIPKALPALVRAVKLQKRAARVGFDWPQTAQVLDKLAEETAELKAEVDNGAPTARVMDELGDILFVYANLARHLDVDPEQALSGTNAKFERRFAQIEAWLAEDGRTPDQSTLEEMDSLWTKAKNEERQ
- a CDS encoding CDGSH iron-sulfur domain-containing protein, producing the protein MSDPVIAAKEPAMVEVKAGETYWWCRCGRSKSQPFCDGSHQGTDFEPMEYKAEKDRTVFFCQCKHTNKAPLCDGRHGAL
- a CDS encoding SDR family NAD(P)-dependent oxidoreductase — protein: MTLPTLPAFQSGNTAVITGGANGIGLACAQQMAGGGLNVALVDRDPEALATAATSVSGPGKVLTFECDVSDASAMHSLAEKILSELGPASILMNNAGAGLNPGKPWENGDGWQQLLGINLSGIINGVQAFVPGMIEAGAPGIVINTGSKQGITLPPGNSAYNVSKAGVKAFTETLAHELRNLDECQISAHLLIPGFTYTGMIQRFLPEKPPGAWTSEQVADFMFDSLARGDFYILCPDNDVDRPMDEKRTAWNAGDLIENRPALSRWHPDFADAFEAFMKS
- a CDS encoding SDR family oxidoreductase; the encoded protein is MSTHAFDLSGRIALVTGAARGLGLEMARALGVAGAHVFVGGREAATVGLAADTLTEEGLKATPLPFDVADEDAAAQSIERIISEHGRIDILVNNAAARDRRDLFEFEHDAIKDLLHVDLVAPFELSRLAARHMKTGGSGRIINVTSIAAHISLKGDPVYGMAKGGLAAATRALAAELGPSGITVNAIAPGFFATEFNAPLVDVEEITQMPRDRSSLGRWGKPQEIGGAAVFLASDAASYITGHTLAVDGGYMTHY
- a CDS encoding SDR family oxidoreductase; the protein is MSGLEGKVVIVTGASSGIGAQVARTLAAGGAKVMLAARRQDRLDALVDEIGANAKAHVTDVSNHQSMLDLGEATIAEFGHIDVLVNNAGLMPLSFFASRKVDEWDRMVDVNIKGVLYGIDAVLTHMLGRSSGHIINVSSIAGHRTGPATGVYSGTKFAVRAISEGLRQETAGKIRVTTICPGAVTTELAGTITDKVVMDNMGGTYDFEFLDPTAIADAIAYAIGQPENVAVNEMLIRPLQQSM
- a CDS encoding GNAT family N-acetyltransferase, producing the protein MSDVANHAGWKGGVYRQGDFEVSTDRNRLDRAVIINTLSETYWAGDVSPERIMESVANGFPFGLYHVPSNRQIGFARLVTDMTRFAWVSDVFVIDAFKGQGCGKLLMQAILDYPPFENVYNWTLATKDAHGFYEQFGFQLAEGKDATMQLKRPKKPVA
- a CDS encoding MBL fold metallo-hydrolase, giving the protein MPLKIAIVPVTPLQQNCSLLWDDETMVGAVCDPGGDIGRLNDAIHEAGFKLEKVLLTHGHLDHAGAAGELARTHGVPIEGPHKDDLFLIETLPEQASKYGMPTYDQFEPTRWLDHGDTVTVGGLTLDVIHCPGHTPGHIVFHHGPSRIALVGDVIFQGSVGRTDFPRGNHQQLIDSIRDRLFTLGGDTGFVPGHGPLSTFEYEQKTNPYVSDEVLGLA
- a CDS encoding MFS transporter produces the protein MAKGRISKWQLGSFALPAIPIAALGLPIVVYLPPFYAEDMGLSLSLVGVIFMVARFWDVFTDPVLGTLSDRIHSRWGRRRHWLVISAPILMLSSYMLFMPTAPVTGAYLMFWMVILYIGWTLITISHMSWGAELSTDYDERSSIQGWREFALIFGSFTVLALPAVLQTTGASTGLADGVAAMGWFVIILLPITIALAVWVVPEFKSVPQASINWKESGRLILKNTLLRRVLLADLLVGIAPGITGSLYIFFASYVMGLPETASLLLLVYFVAGFVGVPIWLRIAHKMGKHKTLAIAMFYGATALPLIVFMPREEFWWLFFGNTLYGLAYGAGSFLLRAIMADVCDRDLIDSGQQRTGLYYSLLTMTNKIGFAVAVGITYVMLDAIGFVPEAGANSPETLNQLLALYVSLPALFMAIAGIVMWRYPLTKEAQAELRAKLAERHHTHEGPADAAAAVAAVATGVHDRTPD
- a CDS encoding VOC family protein; translated protein: MDQRISIITLSVSDLATSRAFYGRLGFSEASISQDGIAFYAMGTFVFALYPTDKLAEDIGEDLPKATAGGVTLAYNVRAKDDVASVLSEAVAAGARLVKPAEDVFWGGHSGYFEDPDGHFWEVAWNPHSPLEADGSLRVS
- a CDS encoding MBL fold metallo-hydrolase, whose protein sequence is MSGYLKITILGCGSSGGVPRIGNIWGDCDPDEPKNRRRRCSILVQKSAEAGGPTTNVLIDTSPDMAEQLNMANQGRLDAVLYTHAHADQAHGIDDLRMVAMNNRARVDVYMDETTESWLLNRFDYCFKTPPGSGYPPILNAHKMTAYESVTIDGEGGPVTFEPLLLEHGSIPALGFKMGSVAYSPDVNGVPQRARDAIAGIDCWIVDALRRAPHPSHANLDLTLEWIADVKPELGVLTNMHVDLDYQTLRRELPEGIIPAYDGMVLEYPL
- a CDS encoding DUF3147 family protein; translated protein: MLQTLIKAALSGVLVMIVAETSKRSPAFGALVASLPLISILAVIWLWNDTGDTVRVANHLEATFYYVLPSLPIFLVMPALLRAEYAFWPALGLSVLLTIALYSLVVVVAARFGIQL
- a CDS encoding superoxide dismutase family protein, with translation MKHCIAALACAGLIAGASSALAEPLEVDIIGGEGTSIGTATLHDAPTGVLMRIEIGEDGLEPGWHGMHLHSVGDCSDVGTFKLSKGHINFDDQEHGLLNENGPDNADLPNIHADDDGAVSAELLTTLVSMTGDRGLLDEDGSALVIHANEDDHMTQPIGGAGGRVACGVIGG
- a CDS encoding pyridoxamine 5'-phosphate oxidase family protein; this translates as MIETTLATEADLRGTYADPNDAVLAKDIRHIDAHCARFIELSPFCVLGTSRADGLGDVSPRGGEPGFIHVLDKTHLAMPDRPGNNRLDSLTNVAHNPAIGLLFFLPGVNEMLRVNGTASISKDPALMERFLANGRPPLSVLVVDVKEAYLHCAKAVKRSGLWDPDAQIERKDFPSLGQIMRDQLALDVEAELIDQALDQDAKDNLY